A region from the Lycium barbarum isolate Lr01 chromosome 8, ASM1917538v2, whole genome shotgun sequence genome encodes:
- the LOC132605841 gene encoding DNA-directed RNA polymerase II subunit RPB7 has translation MFFHIVLERNMQLHPRHFGRDLRDKLVSKLMKDVEGTCSGRHGFIVAITGIESVGKGLIRDGTGFVTFPVKYQCVVFRPFKGEILEAVVTMVNKMGFFAEAGPVQIFVSNHLIPDDMEFQSGDVPNYTTSDGSVKIQKESEVRLKIIGTRVDATEIFCIGTIKDDFLGVISDPGTNA, from the exons ATGTTTTTCCACATAGTATTGGAGAGAAACATGCAACTTCATCCACGCCACTTCGGTCGTGACCTACGTGATAAACTtgtctccaaactcatgaaagaTGTCGAAGGCACTTGCAG TGGTCGACACGGTTTCATAGTGGCCATTACTGGGATTGAAAGCGTTGGAAAAGGTTTAATTCGTGATGGAACAGGTTTTGTTACTTTTCCAGTGAAGTACCAATGTGTTGTGTTTCGACCTTTCAAAGGTGAGATTTTGGAAGCTGTTGTTACCATGGTTAACAAG ATGGGATTTTTTGCTGAAGCAGGGCCTGTGCAGATTTTTGTTTCAAATCAT TTGATACCAGATGACATGGAGTTCCAGTCAGGGGATGTGCCAAATTATACAACTTCAGATGGCTCG GTTAAGATTCAGAAGGAAAGTGAAGTTAGATTGAAGATTATTGGAACACGTGTTGATGCCACAGAAATT TTCTGTATTGGTACGATAAAGGATGATTTCCTAGGTGTGATCAGTGATCCGGGCACAAATGCTTGA